From the Patagioenas fasciata isolate bPatFas1 chromosome Z, bPatFas1.hap1, whole genome shotgun sequence genome, one window contains:
- the DHX29 gene encoding ATP-dependent RNA helicase DHX29 isoform X3 — protein sequence MINGSLEKRIIDVINDHKKQNDDKGMISKRLTAKKLQDVYMALQRFSFKTEHIEEAMKNTLLYGGDLHSALDWLCLNLPDDALPEGFSQQFEEQQQKPRAKFCSPVSKREPPPRVVDNKKKENGPATKEMNVGKEKEVSMKEWILRYAEQQSDEEKDESMKEADEEKFDPNERYVQLTAKLSEAKEQASISKQDKDKQGQKAAQEKIRRIQQEMAVLEEHPVFNPALKISNQQQHEKKNTPSPQPQETTLNLSLLEKPDGAAKEDKVKKKEPLDIRNFDYSARSWTGKSPKQFLIDWCRKNFPKSPNPAFEKVPVGKYWKCRVRIIKSSDDVMTMCPTIVTEDSMQAQHLAATLALYHLTKGQSVHQLLPPTYRDVWLEWRDIEMKKEEENKIETNKPRDNFIARLLNKLKQQQQLQSEDQPKVSEGPEDSWENLVSDEDFSSLSLETSDTDNLEPSRILFKKLQSSSKYQRLLKERQELPVFKHRYSIVETLKKHRVVVVAGETGSGKSTQVPHFLLEDLLLDGGSSKCNIVCTQPRRISAVSLATRVCEELGCESGPGGKNSLCGYQIRMESRTGEATRLLYCTTGVLLRKLQEDGLLSSISHVIVDEVHERSVQSDFLLVILREILHKRSDLHLILMSATVDSEKFSSYFSHCPILRISGRSYPVEVFHVEDVIEATGYVLEKDSEYCQKFLEEEEEVTLNVTGKGGGITKYQEHVPIQSGSGIDLAPYYAKYSSRTQQAIFYMNPYKINLELILELLAYLDRSPQFKNIEGAVLIFLPGLAHIQQLYDLISTDRRFNLRDRHRLIALHSVLSTQDQAAAFTIPPLGVRKIVLATNIAETGITIPDVVFVIDTGRTKENRYHESSQMSSLEETFVSKASALQRQGRAGRVRAGFCFRMYTRDRFESFMEYSVPEILRVPLEELCLHIMKCNLGSPEDFLSRALDPPQQQVIGNAMNLLRKIGACLLNEPKLTPLGQHLAALPVNVKIGKMLIFGAIFGCLDPVATLAAVMTEKSPFTTPIGRKDEADLAKSSLAMAVSDHITIYNAYLGWKKARQEGGYRAEMTYCRRNFLNRTSLLTLEDVKQELIRVVRAAGFTAPTTQCGWDRNGTTQSLSLHEIALLKAVLTAGLYDNIGKILYTKSVDITEKLACMVETAQGKAQVHPSSVNRDLQMYGWLLYQEKVRYAKVYLRETTLISPFPILLFGGDIEVQHRERLLTVDGWIHFQAPVKIAVIFKQLRVLIECVLKKKLENPKMSLEDDKVLHIIKELIKTENGN from the exons atGCCTTGCCTGAAGGCTTTAGCCAGCAGTTTGAAGAACAGCAACAGAAACCTAGAGCAAAATTTTGTTCTCCTGTGTCAAAACGGGAACCTCCACCTCGTGTAGTAgataacaaaaagaaagaaaatgggcCTGCAACTAAG GAGATGAAcgtggggaaagagaaagaagtgaGTATGAAGGAATGGATTTTGCGATATGCTGAGCAACAAAGTGATGAAGAGAAGGATGAGTCTATGAAAGAGGCAGATGAAGAAAAGTTTGACCCA AATGAGAGATATGTACAGCTGACCGCCAAGCTTTCAGAAGCAAAAGAACAAGCAAGTATCTCCAAGCAAGACAAAGACAAGCAAGGCCAGAAGGCAGCACAGGAGAAAATACGAAGAATTCAGCAAG AAATGGCAGTACTTGAAGAACATCCAGTATTTAATCCAGCTCTAAAGATttcaaaccaacaacaacatgaaaagaaaaacactccCTCACCTCAGCCTCAAGAAACCACTTTGAATTTGAGTTTGCTTGAAAAACCCGATGGTGCTGCAAAGGAAGACAAAG TGAAAAAGAAAGAACCTCTAGATATAAGAAACTTTGATTATAGTGCTCGAAGCTGGACTGGCAAATCTCCAAAACAATTTTTGATTGACTGGTGCAGGAAGAATTTTCCCAAGAGCCCAAATCCTGCTTTCGAAAAGGTTCCAGTTGGAAAATATTGGAAATGTAG GGTCAGGATTATCAAATCATCAGATGATGTAATGACAATGTGTCCTACAATCGTGACAGAAGATAGTATGCAAGCACAACATCTAGCTGCTACTTTGGCACTCTATCATCTAACCAAAGGACAA TCAGTTCATCAGTTGCTGCCTCCTACCTACCGAGATGTCTGGCTAGAATGGAGAGAtattgaaatgaaaaaggaagaagaaaacaagatagAAACCAATAAACCTCGTGATAACTTTATTGCTAGATTATTAAACAaactcaaacaacaacaacaactacaaTCTGAAGACCAACCAAAAGTATCTGAGGGTCCTGAAGATTCATGGGAAAACTTAGTTTCTGATGAGGACTTCAGCAGTCTCTCACTTGAGACCTCAGACACTGATAATTTGGAACCTTCAAGGATTTTATTCAAAAAGCTACAAAGTTCCTCCAAATACCAGAGGCTTCTGAAAGAGAGACAGGAGTTACCTGTGTTTAAGCACAGATACTCAATTGTAGAAACTCTTAAAAAGCATCGAGTAGTTGTTGTGGCTGGTGAAACAGGCAGTGGAAAGAGTACCCAGGTGCCCCATTTCTTGTTAGAAGACTTGTTGCTAGATGGAGGCTCCAGTAAATGTAATATTGTTTGCACACAACCACGAAGAATCTCAGCAGTGAGTCTGGCAACTAGGGTTTGTGAAGAGCTAGGCTGTGAATCAGGACCAGGAGGAAAA aattcctTGTGTGGATACCAAATTCGTATGGAATCAAGAACAGGAGAAGCCACCAGACTACTGTACTGCACGACAGGTGTCCTGCTTCGGAAACTTCAAGAGGATGGTCTTCTTTCAAGTATATCTCATGTTATTGTAGATGAG GTGCATGAAAGAAGTGTCCAGTCCGATTTCTTGCTAGTTATTCTGAGGGAGATCTTGCATAAGCGTTCAGACCTGCATCTGATTTTAATGAGCGCTACTGTGGACAGTGAGAAGTTTTCTAGTTATTTCTCACACTGCCCCATTTTAAGGATCTCAGGGAGGAGTTACCCTGTTGAG GTTTTCCATGTTGAAGATGTAATTGAAGCAACTGGCTATGTCCTGGAGAAGGACTCTGAATATTGTCAGAAGttcttggaggaggaggaggaagtaaCACTAAATGTcactgggaaaggaggaggtattACAAAGTATCAG GAGCATGTCCCAATCCAGTCTGGATCTGGTATTGATTTGGCTCCTTACTATGCGAAGTATAGCAGTCGTACGCAACAAGCCATCTTCTATATGAACCCTTACAAGATCAATCTTGAACTGATTTTAGAGTTGCTTGCATACTTAG ATAGAAGTCCCCAGTTCAAGAACATTGAGGGTGCTGTGCTGATCTTTTTACCAGGCCTTGCCCATATCCAACAGCTGTATGATCTCATTTCAACAGACAGAAGATTTAACTTGCGTGACAg GCACAGGTTGATAGCTTTGCACTCTGTTCTTTCAACTCAAGATCAAGCAGCTGCATTTACAATACCTCCTCTTGGTGTTAGAAAG ATTGTTTTGGCGACCAATATTGCGGAGACAGGTATCACGATACCAGATGTTGTCTTTGTAATTGATACTgggagaacaaaagaaaatag GTATCACGAAAGTAGTCAGATGAGTTCCCTGGAGGAGACCTTTGTTAGTAAAGCTAGTGCTCTGCAGCGACAAGGAAGAGCTGGGCGTGTTAGGGCTGGATTCTGCTTCCGAATGTACACAAGAGACAG GTTTGAAAGCTTCATGGAATATTCTGTTCCAGAAATATTACGTGTCCCTTTGGAGGAATTATGCCTTCACATTATG AAATGCAATCTTGGCTCCCCTGAGGATTTCCTTTCCAGAGCATTAGACCCACCACAGCAGCAAGTAATTGGTAATGCAATGAACCTGTTGAGGAAGATTGGGGCTTGTCTCTTAAATGAACCCAAGTTGACTCCATTGGGCCAGCACCTTGCAGCCCTTCCTGTCAATGTAAAGATTGGCAAAATGCTTATATTTGGTGCTATATTTGGCTGTTTGGATCCTGTG GCAACTCTGGCTGCTGTTATGACAGAAAAGTCCCCATTTACTACACCAATTGGTCGAAAAGATGAAGCAGATCTTGCAAAATCATCCCTAGCAATGGCAGTTTCAGACCATATAACAATCTACAATGCTTATCTGGG gtGGAAAAAGGCTCGACAAGAAGGGGGTTATCGTGCTGAAATGACTTATTGCAGAAGAAATTTCCTCAATAGGACTTCGCTGTTAACTCTGGAG GATGTGAAGCAAGAACtcataagggtggtgagagcagCAGGGTTCACAGCACCTACAACGCAATGTGGATGGGATAGAAATGGAACCACACAATCCCTTTCTCTCCACGAAATAGCTCTTCTGAAAGCTGTGTTGACTGCAGGGCTGTATGACAACATAGGAAAAATACTGTATACAAAGTCCGTGGATATTACAGAGAAGCTGGCTTGCATGGTAGAAACTGCTCAAGGCAAAGCACAAGTGCATCCCTCCTCTGTAAATCGAGACTTACAGATGTATGGATGGCTCCTTTACCAGGAGAAG GTGAGGTATGCTAAGGTGTATTTGAGAGAAACTACGTTAATCTCCCCCTTCCCCATTTTGCTTTTTGGTGGGGATATAGAAGTCCAGCATCGGGAGCGTCTCCTGACAGTTGATGGCTGGATCCATTTTCAG GCTCCTGTAAAGATAGCAGTAATTTTCAAACAGCTGAGAGTCCTCATTGAGTGTGTTTTAAAGAAGAAGCTTGAAAATCCTAAAATGTCACTTGAAG atGACAAGGTCTTACACATCATCAAAGAACTGATAAAAACAGAGAATGGtaactga